From Salvia splendens isolate huo1 chromosome 16, SspV2, whole genome shotgun sequence, a single genomic window includes:
- the LOC121772121 gene encoding receptor protein kinase-like protein ZAR1: MLLKKLHLSAFLLLNLCLHISSLNPDGLSLLSLKSAADASASALFADWDDNDATPCRWSGISCMNVSGSDDPRVVGLSFAGKNLRAYIPSELGSLIYLRRLNLHDNNFYGAIPDQLFNASSLHSIFLYGNNLSGSLPPSLCSLPRLQNVDFSNNSLSGQLPKFLQNCRQLQRLILAGNKFSGQIPEGIFPELANLEQLDLSANEFNGSIPDDMGELKSLSGTLNLSYNHFGGSIPKSLGDLPLTVSFDLRGNDLSGEIPQTGSFSNQGPTAFLDNPSLCGFPLQRSCKNTSSDSSPGVEYGSDGNDGVGGRKGLRPGMIILISVADAVGVAVVGLVIVYVYWKRKDSHGCSCTGKGKLGGNEKAGCCAFPCLGFGGFPSNDSEVGSEKGASGVGNGSGGVSGGEGDLVAIDKGFNFELDELLRASAYVLGKSGLGIVYKVVLGNGVPVAVRRLGEGGEQRYKEFVSEVQAIGRVKHPNVVKLRAYYWAPDEKLLISDFISNGSLASALRGKAGQQSSSLSWTIRLKIAKGAARGLAYLHECSPRKFVHADVKPSNILLDNDYQPYVSDFGLNRLITITGNNPSSSGGFIGGALPYIKAPQQEKVNNYLAPEARIPGGRPTQKWDVYSFGVVLLELLTGKSPEISSPTSSTSTEILDLVRWVRKGFEEESPLSEMVDPVLLQEVHAKKEVLGAFHVALACTESDPDSRPRMKTVLENLEKVGG, from the exons ATGTTGTTGAAGAAGCTGCATTTGTCGGCATTCTTGCTGCTAAATCTTTGCCTTCACATTTCCTCCTTAAACCCCGATGGCTTATCTCTCCTTTCTCTAAAATCGGCCGCGgacgcctccgcctccgccttaTTCGCCGATTGGGACGACAACGACGCCACCCCCTGCCGATGGTCGGGAATCTCGTGTATGAACGTCTCCGGTTCCGATGATCCGCGCGTGGTCGGATTATCCTTCGCCGGAAAGAATCTCCGCGCCTACATTCCGTCGGAGCTCGGCAGCTTGATTTACCTCCGTCGTCTCAATTTGCACGACAACAATTTTTACGGCGCAATTCCTGATCAATTGTTCAATGCCTCTTCTCTCCACAGCATTTTCCTCTACGGAAACAATCTCTCCGGCTCGTTGCCCCCCTCTCTGTGCAGCCTCCCTCGCTTGCAGAATGTTGATTTCTCGAATAATTCGCTTTCCGGGCAGCTGCCGAAGTTCTTGCAGAATTGCCGGCAGCTGCAGCGGCTGATTCTGGCTGGAAACAAGTTTTCCGGCCAGATTCCGGAGGGGATTTTCCCGGAGCTGGCTAATCTCGAGCAGCTCGATTTGTCTGCGAACGAGTTCAATGGCTCGATCCCGGATGATATGGGGGAGTTGAAGTCATTGTCAGGGACATTGAACTTGTCTTACAATCATTTTGGAGGGAGTATTCCAAAGAGTTTGGGTGATTTGCCACTAACTGTGAGTTTTGATCTGAGAGGGAATGATTTGAGTGGTGAGATTCCTCAAACGGGGTCGTTTTCGAATCAAGGGCCTACTGCATTCTTGGATAATCCTAGTTTGTGTGGCTTCCCTTTGCAGAGGTCTTGCAAGAACACTAGTTCAGATAGTTCACCCGGTGTTGAGTATGGTTCGGATGGGAATGACGGGGTTGGGGGGCGAAAGGGGCTGAGGCCGGGGATGATCATACTAATATCTGTGGCTGATGCAGTGGGAGTAGCGGTTGTAGGGTTGGTTATCGTGTATGTGTATTGGAAGAGGAAGGATTCTCATGGTTGTAGTTGCACCGGGAAAGGGAAGCTCGGGGGGAATGAGAAGGCGGGGTGTTGTGCTTTTCCTTGCCTCGGGTTTGGGGGTTTCCCTAGTAACGACTCGGAGGTGGGGTCAGAAAAGGGGGCGAGTGGCGTTGGTAATGGTAGTGGTGGGGTGAGTGGTGGAGAGGGTGATCTTGTAGCCATAGACAAGGGGTTTAACTTTGAGCTAGACGAGCTTTTGAGGGCTTCGGCTTATGTGTTGGGGAAGAGTGGTTTAGGGATAGTGTATAAGGTTGTGCTCGGGAATGGGGTGCCAGTGGCGGTTAGGAGGTTGGGCGAAGGAGGGGAGCAACGGTATAAGGAGTTTGTCTCGGAAGTGCAGGCGATCGGGAGGGTGAAGCATCCGAATGTGGTGAAGTTGAGGGCGTATTATTGGGCGCCGGATGAGAAGCTTCTCATCAGCGATTTCATCTCAAATGGTAGCTTGGCCTCTGCTCTTCGTG GGAAGGCCGGGCAGCAATCGTCATCGTTATCATGGACGATCCGGCTGAAAATCGCTAAGGGGGCAGCACGCGGCCTTGCCTACCTCCACGAATGCAGCCCGAGGAAATTTGTGCACGCAGATGTGAAGCCATCGAACATCCTCCTAGACAACGACTACCAGCCCTACGTATCCGATTTTGGCCTCAACCGACTCATCACCATCACCGGGAACAACCCCTCCTCCTCCGGCGGCTTTATCGGAGGCGCCCTCCCGTATATCAAAGCACCTCAACAGGAAAAGGTCAACAACTACCTGGCACCAGAGGCGAGGATCCCCGGTGGCCGGCCTACACAAAAATGGGACGTGTACTCGTTTGGAGTAGTGCTACTCGAGCTGCTTACCGGGAAGTCTCCGGAGATCTCCTCCCCAACTAGCTCGACCTCCACGGAGATTCTAGACCTAGTGAGGTGGGTGAGGAAGGGGTTCGAAGAGGAGAGCCCGTTGTCGGAAATGGTGGATCCCGTGTTGCTCCAAGAGGTACATGCCAAAAAGGAAGTGCTCGGAGCGTTCCATGTAGCACTAGCATGCACGGAGAGCGACCCGGATTCCCGGCCGCGGATGAAAACCGTGTTGGAGAATCTCGAGAAGGTCGGAGGATGA
- the LOC121771583 gene encoding OVARIAN TUMOR DOMAIN-containing deubiquitinating enzyme 4-like isoform X2, with protein sequence MPFRCLKSQFSMRRSDISLGIPGDGRCLFRSVVHGACLRAGKPSPNESHEKELADELRAAVADEFIKRRADSEWFVEGDFDSYVAKMRQPHVWGGEPELLMASYVLQLPITVHMWDKKKNPLKVIAEYGQEYGKENPIRVLYHGYGHYDALQSPSDGLQTKLSKRW encoded by the exons ATGCCATTTCGTTGCTTGAAATCTCAATTTTCCATGCGGAGATCTGACATTTCGCTCG GGATACCGGGCGATGGTAGGTGTCTGTTCCGGTCTGTAGTTCACGGTGCTTGTCTAAGGGCCGGAAAGCCCTCTCCGAATGAAAGTCACGAGAAGGAACTTGCAGACGAGCTTCGTGCAGCT GTTGCCGACGAATTTATCAAGAGACGAGCTGATTCTGAATG GTTCGTTGAAGGTGATTTCGACTCTTATGTTGCGAAGATGCGACAGCCACACGTGTGGGGAGGGGAACCGGAGCTGCTAATGGCGTCGTATGTGCTACA GCTGCCAATAACTGTTCATATGTGGGATAAGAAAAAGAATCCCCTCAAGGTAATAGCTGAATACGGTCAAGAATACGGGAAGGAGAATCCGATTCGTGTATTGTACCATGGCTATGGGCACTATGATGCGTTGCAGAGCCCTTCCGATGGTCTGCAGACGAAGCT GAGCAAGAGATGGTGA
- the LOC121771583 gene encoding OVARIAN TUMOR DOMAIN-containing deubiquitinating enzyme 4-like isoform X1: MPFRCLKSQFSMRRSDISLGNDLRSIWIPGDGRCLFRSVVHGACLRAGKPSPNESHEKELADELRAAVADEFIKRRADSEWFVEGDFDSYVAKMRQPHVWGGEPELLMASYVLQLPITVHMWDKKKNPLKVIAEYGQEYGKENPIRVLYHGYGHYDALQSPSDGLQTKLSKRW, translated from the exons ATGCCATTTCGTTGCTTGAAATCTCAATTTTCCATGCGGAGATCTGACATTTCGCTCGGTAACGATCTCCGGTCTATTT GGATACCGGGCGATGGTAGGTGTCTGTTCCGGTCTGTAGTTCACGGTGCTTGTCTAAGGGCCGGAAAGCCCTCTCCGAATGAAAGTCACGAGAAGGAACTTGCAGACGAGCTTCGTGCAGCT GTTGCCGACGAATTTATCAAGAGACGAGCTGATTCTGAATG GTTCGTTGAAGGTGATTTCGACTCTTATGTTGCGAAGATGCGACAGCCACACGTGTGGGGAGGGGAACCGGAGCTGCTAATGGCGTCGTATGTGCTACA GCTGCCAATAACTGTTCATATGTGGGATAAGAAAAAGAATCCCCTCAAGGTAATAGCTGAATACGGTCAAGAATACGGGAAGGAGAATCCGATTCGTGTATTGTACCATGGCTATGGGCACTATGATGCGTTGCAGAGCCCTTCCGATGGTCTGCAGACGAAGCT GAGCAAGAGATGGTGA
- the LOC121771583 gene encoding OVARIAN TUMOR DOMAIN-containing deubiquitinating enzyme 4-like isoform X3 yields MDLSSGIPGDGRCLFRSVVHGACLRAGKPSPNESHEKELADELRAAVADEFIKRRADSEWFVEGDFDSYVAKMRQPHVWGGEPELLMASYVLQLPITVHMWDKKKNPLKVIAEYGQEYGKENPIRVLYHGYGHYDALQSPSDGLQTKLSKRW; encoded by the exons ATGGATTTAAGTTCAG GGATACCGGGCGATGGTAGGTGTCTGTTCCGGTCTGTAGTTCACGGTGCTTGTCTAAGGGCCGGAAAGCCCTCTCCGAATGAAAGTCACGAGAAGGAACTTGCAGACGAGCTTCGTGCAGCT GTTGCCGACGAATTTATCAAGAGACGAGCTGATTCTGAATG GTTCGTTGAAGGTGATTTCGACTCTTATGTTGCGAAGATGCGACAGCCACACGTGTGGGGAGGGGAACCGGAGCTGCTAATGGCGTCGTATGTGCTACA GCTGCCAATAACTGTTCATATGTGGGATAAGAAAAAGAATCCCCTCAAGGTAATAGCTGAATACGGTCAAGAATACGGGAAGGAGAATCCGATTCGTGTATTGTACCATGGCTATGGGCACTATGATGCGTTGCAGAGCCCTTCCGATGGTCTGCAGACGAAGCT GAGCAAGAGATGGTGA
- the LOC121771583 gene encoding OVARIAN TUMOR DOMAIN-containing deubiquitinating enzyme 4-like isoform X4, with translation MCLFCILLRKMGSLLFLLQVADEFIKRRADSEWFVEGDFDSYVAKMRQPHVWGGEPELLMASYVLQLPITVHMWDKKKNPLKVIAEYGQEYGKENPIRVLYHGYGHYDALQSPSDGLQTKLSKRW, from the exons ATGTGCTTGTTTTGCATTTTGCTTAGAAAAATGGGATCCCTTTTGTTTTTATTGCAGGTTGCCGACGAATTTATCAAGAGACGAGCTGATTCTGAATG GTTCGTTGAAGGTGATTTCGACTCTTATGTTGCGAAGATGCGACAGCCACACGTGTGGGGAGGGGAACCGGAGCTGCTAATGGCGTCGTATGTGCTACA GCTGCCAATAACTGTTCATATGTGGGATAAGAAAAAGAATCCCCTCAAGGTAATAGCTGAATACGGTCAAGAATACGGGAAGGAGAATCCGATTCGTGTATTGTACCATGGCTATGGGCACTATGATGCGTTGCAGAGCCCTTCCGATGGTCTGCAGACGAAGCT GAGCAAGAGATGGTGA
- the LOC121771582 gene encoding uncharacterized protein LOC121771582 produces MVLGLRSKHRRGASVKVEYIVHVQEIRPWPPSESLRSVQKVLLQWENGSQYSGSFLSAAQNSKVVFTESFKLPLILFADKKSQDKFQKNNLEFSLFVPRKDRAKGQLLGTAVLNLADYGVIESLLSINVPLNLKRSSNGSVQPALVIGLEPVEKESSNSSPSVGLSKQTSLDNDNDDLEIASIADDDDDDASSRSSRTAGSSAFEVGTSSPSQSEKNGYGHAAYDSEKKRNGRLPPTDTSSETRKQENDNDFPSKFRERSMTSVKKSSETTLLRTFPSSVSRQDANAKANSVVASFLQESASPSSHEVIPKYEHKRIGKKPVKSDSANSLGFHATQATELLEDNDQTHDPLVSTEDKKKPDNHIIEAMAYSPENILIQHVSDYAVGGQATGMSEKAPEVPLPSSMKAQNVRSVRKHSFVEETDDIYAGENELNPDMAHASQKNGGLGVVIEPKTELPVFIDESKTRVELPYASKKKHEHGVAIEPTTEPPDCRDEWKTTIQMLREELREAAATEVGLYSIVAEHASSVNKVHTPARRLSRFYIDACKGGSLAKRASAARAAVSGLVLVSKSCGHDVPRLTFWLSNSIMLRAIVSQTAAELSNCNRSESKSNGSWSGLTSEDSSQLEGEQSTSINESDDKEDVSTFIIALEKVESWLFSRIVESLWWQTFTPHMQPTVAKVSDISPRSGTKKTCGRRNSLGNHEQQNFSIELWEKAFKEARERLCPLRAGGHECGCLSVLVRLVMEQLIDRLDMAMFNAILRESAEEMPTDPISDPISESKVLPIPHGQSSFGAGVELKNSIGNWSRWLTDLFGLEDDSPEHGGVCGDGKSFKAFRLLHSLSDLMMLPFGMLADPSTRKEVCPLFGPTIIKRVLNSFVPDEFCPDPIPHSIIDALETEEESDASEDILTSFPCTANPTKYTPPSAALLTCVGEVGSQVIQSSRLSSLKKSYNSDDELDELDSSFTSIVPDSFQSSALAKLASMATEKGGRSVVRYQLLREIWKDE; encoded by the exons ATGGTTCTCGGGCTTAGATCGAAGCACCGGAGAGGGGCTTCAGTTAAGGTAGAGTACATTGTCCATGTACAAGAGATAAGGCCTTGGCCTCCATCAGAATCCCTAAGATCTGTTCAAAAGGTATTGCTTCAATGGGAAAATGGTAGTCAGTATTCGGGGTCGTTTCTTTCTGCTGCTCAGAATTCGAAAGTCGTCTTCACAGAGTCTTTCAAGCTTCCATTGATTCTTTTTGCTGATAAGAAGTCTCAAGATAAGTTTCAGAAGAACAATTTGGAGTTTAGCTTGTTTGTGCCGCGTAAGGATAGGGCTAAAGGGCAGCTTCTTGGGACGGCTGTGCTAAACCTTGCAGATTATGGAGTGATAGAGAGTTTGTTAAGCATTAATGTTCCGTTGAACTTGAAGAGGAGCTCCAATGGCTCGGTGCAACCAGCTCTGGTGATTGGTTTGGAGCCGGTTGAGAAGGAGAGCTCTAACTCATCTCCTAGCGTTGGCCTATCGAAGCAAACATCTTTGGATAATGATAATGATGACCTGGAAATTGCTTCGATTGCggatgatgacgatgatgatgcTTCTTCCCGATCATCAAGGACAGCGGGGTCATCTGCCTTTGAGGTTGGAACATCTTCACCATCTCAGAGTGAGAAG AATGGATATGGACATGCTGCATATGACTCAGAGAAGAAGAGAAATGGGAGACTACCACCCACTGATACATCATCAGAGACTCGGAAGCAAGAAAATGATAATGATTTCCCCTCGAAGTTTCGTGAGCGAAGCATGACATCTGTCAAGAAGAGCTCTGAGACCACCCTCCTTAGAACTTTTCCCTCATCTGTAAGTCGTCAAGATGCAAATGCAAAAGCCAACTCTGTAGTTGCATCTTTTTTGCAGGAAAGTGCTTCCCCTAGTTCTCATGAAGTGATTCCTAAGTATGAACATAAAAGAATTGGAAAAAAGCCAGTCAAATCCGACTCTGCCAACTCTCTAGGCTTCCATGCTACTCAAGCAACTGAGTTACTTGAGGATAATGATCAAACACACGATCCACTTGTTAGCACTGAGGATAAAAAGAAACCCGATAACCATATCATTGAGGCGATGGCATATTCTCCGGAGAATATATTAATTCAGCATGTGTCAGACTATGCTGTCGGAGGACAGGCAACAGGGATGAGTGAGAAAGCTCCAGAAGTTCCACTACCAAGCAGTATGAAAGCTCAGAATGTAAGATCTGTCCGTAAACATAGTTTCGTTGAAGAAACCGATGACATTTATGCCGGGGAAAATGAGCTTAACCCAGACATGGCACATGCCTCTCAAAAGAACGGTGGACTTGGTGTAGTAATAGAGCCAAAGACGGAACTACCAGTCTTCATAGATGAATCAAAAACAAGAGTTGAATTACCGTATGCCTCTAAAAAGAAACATGAACATGGTGTAGCAATAGAGCCAACGACAGAACCCCCAGATTGCAGAGATGAATGGAAAACAACAATTCAAATGCTTCGGGAGGAATTAAGGGAAGCAGCAGCTACTGAGGTTGGATTGTATTCCATAGTTGCCGAACATGCAAGTTCAGTAAATAAGGTCCACACCCCAGCTCGGCGTCTATCCAGATTTTATATAGATGCTTGCAAAGGAGGCTCTCTAGCTAAAAGGGCAAGTGCAGCAAGAGCGGCGGTCTCTGGATTAGTTTTGGTTTCTAAATCATGTGGCCATGATGTTCCAAG GTTGACGTTCTGGTTATCAAACTCGATAATGTTGAGGGCCATTGTCAGCCAAACTGCTGCAGAGTTATCGAATTGCAATAGATCAGAAAGCAAAAGTAATGGCTCTTGGTCTGGATTAACATCGGAGGATTCCTCCCAGTTGGAGGGAGAGCAATCTACTTCAATTAATGAATCTGATGATAAGGAAGATGTCTCAACATTTATTATTGCATTAGAAAAAGTTGAGTCTTGGCTTTTCTCTCGAATAGTAGAATCTTTATGGTGGCAG ACTTTTACACCGCATATGCAACCCACAGTTGCAAAAGTTAGTGATATCAGCCCACGCTCAGGGACGAAGAAGACATGTGGAAGAAGAAACAGTTTGGGTAACCATGAACAGCAGAATTTCTCTATCGAGTTATGGGAGAAAGCATTCAAAGAAGCCCGTGAAAGGCTTTGTCCACTGCGAGCAGGAGGACATGAGTGCGGCTGCTTGTCTGTGCTGGTTCGACTG GTAATGGAGCAATTGATTGATAGGCTGGATATGGCAATGTTCAATGCTATTCTACGTGAATCTGCTGAAGAAATGCCTACCGATCCCATCTCAGATCCGATCAGTGAATCTAAAGTGCTACCAATACCACATGGGCAGTCAAGCTTTGGTGCTGGTGTGGAACTGAAAAACTCT ATTGGGAACTGGTCAAGATGGCTTACTGATCTCTTTGGCCTAGAAGATGACTCGCCTGAGCATGGGGGTGTTTGTGGGGATGGGAAATCATTCAAGGCGTTTCGTCTTCTCCACTCATTGAGTGATCTCATGATGTTACCTTTCGGAATGCTTGCTGACCCTTCTACCAGAAAAGAA GTCTGCCCATTATTTGGTCCTACAATAATTAAACGGGTGCTGAATAGCTTCGTACCAGATGAATTCTGTCCAGATCCCATTCCACATAGCATCATCGATGCCCTCGAAACTGAG GAGGAATCAGATGCTTCAGAAGACATACTCACAAGCTTTCCTTGCACTGCAAATCCTACAAAATATACACCTCCTTCAGCAGCTTTACTAACATGTGTGGGAGAAGTTGGTAGCCAAGTGATCCAGAGCAGCAGACTATCATCACTCAAGAAATCCTACAACAGTGATGATGAATTAGACGAGCTCGACTCCTCTTTCACGTCTATCGTCCCAGATAGCTTCCAGAGCTCTGCTCTGGCAAAGCTCGCCTCGATGGCAACGGAGAAGGGAGGCAGAAGTGTTGTCAGGTATCAGCTATTGAGGGAGATATGGAAAGATGAATAG